Proteins encoded within one genomic window of Naumovozyma dairenensis CBS 421 chromosome 6, complete genome:
- the RTT106 gene encoding Rtt106p (similar to Saccharomyces cerevisiae RTT106 (YNL206C); ancestral locus Anc_2.45): MSDQFLSKLPEELSIKIKRITSVIPQSLEIFEQLYNYAIQSEVESESAIKKRKLAEVPSSASESQSIDNTNTIFKLENVSILSPLRKKLNLVLHLVEGQPMLSLLKDNHIEFSIFDLKTNIQFATFLPVPEKPNIIYLFINYKNSNDSKYFDPLLITLNKQLTLASLISSGDLDQSTKDFLKCIEYIRRQAILTGFRIFDPFNPLLSSEQKSFHVECHRGTKEGTLYFLPDHIIFGFKKPILLFESSNIESITYSSITRLTFNVTLITKSEEKFEFSMIDQSEYSKIDEYVKRKQVMDKSMSDELKAKKSKKTEENEGANGDDNQEKLSALQEAEQQINSINDIPFSSDDEENDQDFHDDDANSSDSGRSDSEAEDDDSVDNGEQAEESVDGDDEEEEGEDEDEEGEDEDEEEGEAKQERENSSKAQEGANTLFNFDNSEEADDIPIELDEEDDSGVEYD; the protein is encoded by the coding sequence atgTCTGATCAATTTTTATCGAAATTACCAGAAGAATTAAGTATTAAAATAAAACGTATAACCTCTGTAATTCCTCAATCattagaaatatttgaacaattatataattatgcCATCCAATCGGAAGTTGAATCTGAATCTGCTATTAAGAAAAGGAAGTTAGCTGAAGTGCCTAGTTCAGCATCTGAATCTCAATCAATTGACAATACGAATACAATatttaaattggaaaacGTTTCAATCTTATCTCCACTacgaaaaaaattaaatttagTACTACATTTAGTGGAAGGACAACCTatgttatcattattaaaggaCAACCATATAGAATTCTCCatatttgatttgaaaacaaataTCCAATTTGCGACTTTCTTACCTGTACCAGAAAAACCAAACATAatctatttatttattaattataaaaattcaaatgattctaaatattttgacCCTTTATTGATTACTCtaaacaaacaattaaCATTAGCGAGCCTAATCTCATCAGGTGATTTAGATCAATCGACAAAGgattttttgaaatgtaTAGAATACATAAGGAGACAAGCTATATTAACCGGATTTAGAATATTTGATCCTTTCAATCCTTTACTATCCTCAGAACAGAAATCTTTCCATGTGGAATGTCATAGAGGTACTAAAGAAGGtacattatatttcttaCCTGATCATATAATTTTCGGATTTAAGAAACCAATCTTATTATTCGAATCATCAAACATTGAATCAATCACATATTCCTCTATTACGAGATTAACATTCAATGTGACATTAATTACGAAAAGTGAGgagaaatttgaattctcAATGATTGATCAAAGTGAATATTCTAAAATCGATGAATATGTGAAGAGAAAACAAGTCATGGATAAGTCGATGAgtgatgaattgaaagctaaaaaatcaaagaaaactGAAGAGAATGAAGGAGCAAACGGGGACGATAATCAAGAGAAGCTTTCTGCTTTACAAGAAGCTGAGCAACAGATTAATAGTATTAATGATATCCCCTTTAGTTCTGATGACGAAGAAAACGACCAAGATTTccatgatgatgatgcaaACTCTTCAGATAGTGGTCGATCAGATTCTGAGGCAGAGGACGATGATTCTGTAGATAATGGCGAACAAGCGGAAGAATCTGTCGATggagatgatgaagaagaagaaggtgaggatgaagatgaagaaggtgaggatgaagatgaagaagaaggggaagcaaaacaagaaagagaaaacaGTTCTAAAGCTCAAGAAGGTGCAAATACTCTCTTTAATTTCGATAATTCGGAAGAAGCTGATGATATACCGATTGAATTAGACGAGGAAGATGATTCCGGAGTCGAATATGATTGA
- the PSY2 gene encoding Psy2p (similar to Saccharomyces cerevisiae PSY2 (YNL201C); ancestral locus Anc_2.48): MIDLIHAKDNEIISNDTASIESKSSPLERNSGARTTDNDNNNSNSSATTSSITSTSTTSNVNNTQPKRVKVYILENDEWKDTGTGFCIGEIITKQQQTNSSSDVLDKKLGQIKNQMIMITRKNCISDVTDEEYPSNILLESKLEGNIEYQRQEETLIVWKDLLGHDIALSFEESIGCDTLCEFIVQVQRNIENNISLVAVKSNDNGVGSIHEIITGPVVLPICDEIQTYENLIESLKVLNDNLSFEFLKNETIEFVLHSHYIDLLIRLFEKAENEKLIKNLLVLSNIIKTLMLYNQRDIIEVMIDDDHIEGIVGILEYDTEFPFSKANHRKSLSLSDSTLKEVIPLENKDLKTIIKKCFRLQFLKDVVLVRFLDDHNFNLILDIILDLETCIIDFLEVDPFLDKIIELYHDNDEDRLKGEKQPSELRKNGIRLLHQCVQVSKNLDPLDKSKFFKTLVRKGLFNVLYYAFHVETDSDIRILATDMIITIIEHDILLINNVQNEKFNNNNNKVMEEDGNNSTTISSCDMSLLSILSTIIQTDKNFGLREQVAQALTTLLHPEGCLGGEGIDLDMMDEQISSNLDMLSSDLQYDLDQDVKTKKKSLRAPSQENTTIKNIPSDFQVIEYFNNFYEHIAPKLFKPLISKYKSPRPNTHDYDDNLLIHLVKLISFIASEHNRALSRKFILENGILQTLSAIIKNGHMLQLKLTCIRCFKNLICLDDKYYHRYMISNSLFDPIMQLLKINLEKDNLMNSCIQDFFKIISYQCLENNNNIDTSKEKGLNHNDNDRRFSDHTDDMDIISKDKQEQRQLSKSHYKKTNFTILNRYLLERYGDLIEKLGYIPFIKDMIIFNKEQIILETIEKEEPINLDEHNESTLSTSVNGNNNSRNENVITNDDSQSVNSPILKVGGKRLHSQVDSFVVDSDNGNETDANPNPNSSLQEDGLLFKKSIDCHNLQRGPSFEH; encoded by the coding sequence ATGATAGATTTGATTCATGCGAAAGATAACGAAATTATCAGCAACGATACAGCTAGTATAGAGAGTAAAAGTTCGCCTCTGGAAAGGAACTCCGGCGCTCGTACTACTGACaatgacaataataacagtaaTTCTTCCGCCACAACCAGTTCAATTACGTCTACATCTACAACTTCAaatgttaataatacaCAACCGAAAAGAGTCAAAGTTTATATCTTAGAAAATGATGAGTGGAAAGATACAGGAACAGGATTCTGTATTGGTGAAATCATTacaaaacaacaacaaacgaattcttcatctgacGTGCTGGATAAAAAACTTGgacaaataaaaaatcaaatgataatgataacaagaaaaaattgcaTATCTGACGTCacagatgaagaatatcCATCAAATATCCTTTTAGAATCCAAATTAGAAGGTAATATAGAATATCAACGTCAAGAGGAAACATTGATCGTTTGGAAAGACTTATTAGGTCATGATATCGCTTTAAGTTTTGAAGAAAGTATCGGATGTGACACATTATGTGAATTCATCGTTCAAGTGCAAcgaaatattgaaaataatatctcATTGGTTGCTGTAAAATCAAACGATAATGGTGTGGGTTCCATTCATGAAATTATTACCGGTCCGGTAGTATTACCCATTTGTGATGAAATTCAAACTTATGAGAATCTAATTGAATCATTGAAAGTGTTAAATGATAACCtttcatttgaatttttgaaaaatgaaactaTTGAATTCGTTTTGCATTCTCATTATATTGATCTTTTAATaagattatttgaaaaagctgaaaatgaaaaattgattaagAATCTATTAGTATTGagtaatataattaaaacTTTGATGCTTTATAACCAAAGGGACATTATTGAAGTGAtgattgatgatgatcatATCGAAGGTATTGTAGGTATATTAGAATATGATACAGAATTCCCATTCTCGAAGGCAAATCATAgaaaatcattatcattaagtGATTCCACTTTGAAAGAAGTTATTccattagaaaataaagacttgaaaacaattattaaaaaatgttttagattacaatttttaaaagatgTGGTGTTAGTACGATTCTTAGATGATCATAATTTTAATCTAATTTTGGATATTATATTGGATTTGGAGACGTGTATAATAGATTTCTTAGAAGTGGACCCATTTTTGgataaaattatagaattatatcatgataatgatgaagatagaCTAAAAGGAGAAAAGCAACCATCGGAACTTCGGAAAAATGGTATTAGGCTCCTGCATCAATGTGTCCAAGTATCCAAAAATTTAGATCCATTGGATAAAtcgaaatttttcaagacATTAGTCCGTAAGGGACTATTTaatgtattatattatgCGTTCCATGTAGAAACTGATAGTGATATTAGGATTCTTGCTACAGATATGATTATAACGATTATTGAGCATGACATTTTACTGATTAATAATgtacaaaatgaaaaatttaacaataacaataataaagtaaTGGAAGAAGATGGGAATAATAGTACTACTATATCGTCATGTGAtatgtcattattatcaattttatcaaCAATTATTCAAACAGACAAAAATTTTGGGTTAAGAGAACAAGTAGCTCAAGCATTGACTACATTATTACATCCAGAAGGATGTTTAGGTGGAGAAGGTATCGATCTCGATATGATGGATGAACAGATAAGTAGTAATCTTGATATGTTATCATCAGATTTACAATATGATTTAGATCAAGATGTTAAAACGAAAAAGAAATCCTTAAGGGCGCCATCGCAAGAAAATACTactatcaaaaatataccATCTGATTTCCAAGTAATCGAgtatttcaataatttttatGAACATATTGCACCTAAATTATTCAAACCTttaatttccaaatataAGAGTCCTCGACCAAATACACATGATTACGATGATAACCTATTGATCCATTTGGTtaaattaatatcattcatTGCATCAGAACATAATAGAGCATTATCAAGGAAATTCATATTAGAGAATGGTATTTTGCAAACACTGTCAGcaataattaaaaatggTCACATGTTACAATTAAAACTTACATGTATTAGGTGTTTTAAAAACTTAATATGTCTGgatgataaatattatcataGGTATATGATATCTAACAGTTTGTTTGATCCAATAATGCAACTATTAAAGATTAATTTAGAGAAGGATAATCTAATGAATTCTTGTATTCAAGATTTTTTTAAGATAATATCGTATCAAtgtttggaaaataataataatattgacactagtaaagaaaaaggtCTAAACCATAACGACAATGATAGAAGATTTAGTGATCATACAGATGATATGGATATAATAAGCAAGGataaacaagaacaacGACAATTGTCGAAGAGTCACTataagaaaacaaattttacaatattAAATAGATATTTGTTGGAGAGATATGGAGACTTGATAGAGAAATTGGGCTACATACCGTTTATCAAAGATATgatcatattcaataaagaaCAGATAATACTGGAAACCATTGAGAAGGAGGAACCTATTAATCTTGACGAGCATAATGAATCAACTTTGTCTACTAGCGTGAATGGGAACAACAATAgtagaaatgaaaatgtaATAACAAATGATGATAGTCAATCCGTAAATTCACCCATTTTAAAAGTTGGTGGGAAAAGGTTACATTCACAGGTAGATTCTTTCGTTGTTGATAGtgataatggtaatgaaaCTGATGCTAATCCTAATCCTAATTCATCACTTCAGGAAGATGGACTTCTgtttaaaaaatcaattgattgTCATAATTTACAAAGGGGTCCAAGTTTTGAGCATTAG
- the SPS19 gene encoding 2,4-dienoyl-CoA reductase (NADPH) (similar to Saccharomyces cerevisiae SPS19 (YNL202W); ancestral locus Anc_2.47), with product MGNTLDQSFVAESSWKPDLFKNKVVLVTGGAGTICRVQVEAMVLLGCKATIVGREGQKTVDAAKEIETLVEHKEGETIVLPIGDVDVRNFDQLQMAVKKTVETFGHLDYVIAGAAGNFICDVVNLSANAFKSVVDIDLLGSFNTVKACTPELVKSKGSILFVSATFHYYGVPFQSHVGAAKAGIDALSQNLAVELGPLGIRSNCIAPGAIDQTEGFKRLSGTNFKEESVKRIPLQRLGKTRDIAEATVYLFSPASAYVTGTVQIVDGGMWHTGTYFTNTLYPDKLLESMKSKL from the coding sequence ATGGGAAATACATTAGATCAATCATTCGTAGCGGAAAGTTCATGGAAACCTGACCTGTTCAAAAATAAGGTGGTTTTAGTGACTGGAGGTGCAGGGACAATATGTAGAGTTCAAGTGGAAGCTATGGTCCTCTTAGGTTGTAAAGCGACTATCGTTGGTAGAGAGGGGCAAAAGACTGTTGATGCTGCTAAAGAGATTGAAACATTAGTAGAACATAAAGAAGGTGAAACAATCGTTTTGCCCATTGGTGATGTTGACGTTAGAAATTTCGATCAATTACAAATGGCTGTTAAGAAAACAGTAGAAACATTTGGACACCTTGATTATGTCATTGCTGGTGCTGCGGGAAATTTCATTTGTGATGTAGTCAATTTGTCTGCTAACGCATTTAAATCAGTAgttgatattgatttattggGAAGCTTTAATACTGTAAAAGCCTGTACTCCGGAATTAGTTAAATCAAAGGGATccatattatttgtttctgCAACTTTCCATTACTACGGTGTCCCATTCCAAAGTCATGTAGGTGCAGCAAAGGCCGGGATTGATGCGTTATCTCAAAATTTAGCAGTTGAATTAGGACCCCTTGGGATCCGTTCCAATTGCATTGCTCCAGGTGCCATTGATCAAACTGAAGGCTTTAAGAGATTGTCTGGCACTAATTTTAAAGAGGAATCTGTAAAGAGAATCCCATTGCAAAGATTAGGTAAAACGAGAGATATCGCTGAAGCTACTGTATATTTGTTTTCACCTGCCTCTGCTTATGTAACAGGAACTGTTCAAATTGTTGATGGTGGCATGTGGCATACAGGAACTTATTTCACTAATACTTTGTACCCAGATAAATTATTGGAAAGTATGAAATCGAAATTATAA
- the MRX7 gene encoding Mrx7p (similar to Saccharomyces cerevisiae YNL211C; ancestral locus Anc_2.36), which translates to MRGPPRSLQEWLYYKLLESPSFHKFVGNIYRKVNGIKDVPPPEFMSDIHFLYTPTRKHKFKAFRMLFFDEYRTFFGFSRKTDKFF; encoded by the coding sequence ATGAGAGGACCTCCAAGAAGCCTCCAAGAATGGCTGTACTATAAATTGTTGGAGAGCCCAAGCTTTCATAAATTTGTTGGAAATATCTACAGGAAGGTCAATGGAATCAAAGACGTTCCTCCACCGGAATTTATGTCTGATATACACTTCCTATATACACCTACAAGAAAACACAAGTTTAAAGCTTTCAGaatgttattttttgaCGAGTATCGTACATTTTTTGgattttcaagaaaaacaGATAAGTTTTTTTGA
- the NDAI0F03610 gene encoding uncharacterized protein (similar to Saccharomyces cerevisiae YNL208W; ancestral locus Anc_2.43), whose translation MSANEFYREGQANNNNYNNNNRNAGYVNDNKSNGYNDPNTNQYYQNQNELGYSEGQGIQYDANGQSIPNNGERGLLSTVVGGAAGAYTGSRISQNHSKLGGVMGALGGAFLANKIEDRYKEHKQQAQYYNSGQPYNRPPPRDGNGPQHGAHHHQHPSGPPNNQGFYNGPPSHGGRGDLGPPGGFQGDCQGGPPGGPPGGFQGGYQGGPPGGRW comes from the coding sequence ATGTCAGCTAACGAATTCTACAGAGAGGGGCaagcaaataataataattataataataataatcgtAATGCTGGTTATGTAAATGACAATAAATCTAATGGTTACAATGACCCTAATAcaaatcaatattatcaaaatcaaaacgAGCTTGGATATTCAGAGGGTCAAGGTATCCAATATGATGCTAATGGTCAATCAATCCCAAACAACGGTGAAAGAGGTCTCTTAAGTACAGTTGTAGGTGGAGCTGCAGGTGCATATACTGGGTCACGTATATCTCAAAATCATTCTAAATTGGGAGGGGTTATGGGTGCATTAGGTGGTGCTTTTCTCGCTAATAAGATAGAAGATCGTTATAAAGAGCATAAACAGCAAGCGCAATATTATAACAGTGGCCAGCCATATAACAGACCACCACCACGAGACGGAAATGGTCCTCAGCATGGAgctcatcatcatcaacatccAAGTGGACCTCCAAATAATCAAGGTTTCTACAATGGTCCGCCATCACACGGTGGTCGTGGAGATTTGGGTCCTCCAGGTGGGTTCCAGGGCGATTGCCAAGGTGGTCCTCCAGGTGGTCCTCCAGGTGGGTTCCAGGGCGGTTACCAAGGTGGTCCGCCAGGTGGTCGTTGGTAA
- the MER1 gene encoding Mer1p (similar to Saccharomyces cerevisiae MER1 (YNL210W); ancestral locus Anc_2.40), translating to MKEEIILFNKIEKLMVGENWVLKKVDIDISCPLIQIKVNKWDLKKIIIGNKESSPLEKIYCISKEGFSTILVTIFFDKDVLKMFHIKKFSRFKLQIPCTKKLLTLKSKYSLLGNYELYVDQEDCIELYKDISHNAEVLLFYDNPLGEFSNKSILHSTLNNVLSYHEEGTGFVREDYRISIINSKSDILEMNILLTKPEVGFLIGEQGHRIEKLRESSNATIQILPIAKRFRLMDILCPDSINQQISIVGDVYSVALGIASVESLLILHKWLPRKHL from the coding sequence ATGAAggaagaaataatattgttcaataaaattgaaaaattgatggTAGGAGAGAATTGGGTTCTAAAAAAAGTTGATATCGATATATCGTGCCCACTTATCCAGATCAAAGTAAACAAATGGGACCttaagaaaataataattggaaATAAGGAAAGCTCTCCTCTAGAAAAGATATACTGCATTTCAAAGGAGGGGTTTTCAACTATACTAGTGaccattttctttgataaagatgtcttaaaaatgtttcatattaaaaaatttagtCGTTTCAAGCTGCAAATTCCATGTACTAAAAAACTTCTAACATTAAAATCTAAGTATTCGCTCCTTGGAAACTACGAGCTTTATGTTGATCAGGAAGACTGCATTGAGTTATATAAAGATATTAGCCACAATGCAGAAGTACTGCTATTTTATGACAACCCCTTAGGAGAGTTTAGTAATAAGAGTATTCTCCACTCCACACTAAACAACGTACTTTCATACCATGAAGAAGGAACAGGATTTGTAAGAGAGGACTATCGTATCAGCATTATAAACTCCAAAAGTGATATCCTAgagatgaatattttactAACAAAACCTGAAGTAGGCTTTTTGATTGGTGAGCAAGGACATAGAATCGAAAAGCTGCGGGAATCTTCCAATGCTacaattcaaattttgcCTATAGCTAAAAGATTCAGACTTATGGATATCCTTTGCCCTGATAGCATCAATCAACAGATATCTATCGTTGGTGATGTTTACTCTGTTGCATTGGGTATCGCCAGCGTTGAATCCTTATTGATTCTCCACAAATGGTTACCTAGGAAACACCTctga
- the SSB2 gene encoding Hsp70 family ATPase SSB2 (similar to Saccharomyces cerevisiae SSB1 (YDL229W) and SSB2 (YNL209W); ancestral locus Anc_2.41), with product MADGVFQGAIGIDLGTTYSCVATYESSVEIIANEQGNRVTPSFVAFTPEERLIGDAAKNQAALNPKNTVFDAKRLIGRRFDEESVQQDMKTWPFKVIDVDGNPVIEVEYLGETKTFSPQEISSMVLNKMKEIAEAKIGKKVEKAVITVPAYFNDAQRQATKDAGAISGLNVLRIINEPTAAAIAYGLGAGKSDKERHVLIFDLGGGTFDVSLLHIAGGVYTVKSTSGNTHLGGQDFDTNLLEHFKGEFKKKTGLDISGDARALRRLRTAAERAKRTLSSVTQTTVEVDSLFEGEDFEASLTRARFEDLNASLFKSTLEPVEQVLKDAKISKTQIDEVVLVGGSTRIPKVQKLLSDFFDGKQLEKSINPDEAVAYGAAVQGAILTGQSTSDETKDLLLLDVAPLSLGVGMQGDIFGIVVPRNTTVPTIKRRTFTTVGDNQTTVQFPVYQGERVNCKENTLLGEFDLKNIPPMPAGEPVLEAIFEVDANGILKVTAVEKSTGKSANITISNAVGRLSSDEIEKMVNQAEEFKAADEAFAKKHEARQRLESYVASIEQTVTDPVLSSKLKRGSKSKIEAALADALSALSIEDSSTDDLRKAEVGLKRVVTKAMATR from the coding sequence ATGGCTGACGGTGTTTTCCAAGGTGCTATCGGTATCGATTTAGGTACTACCTACTCATGTGTTGCTACTTATGAATCTTCTGTTGAAATTATTGCCAACGAACAAGGTAACAGAGTTACCCCATCCTTCGTTGCTTTCACCCCAGAAGAAAGATTAATTGGTGATGCTGCTAAGAATCAAGCTGCTTTGAACCCAAAGAACACCGTTTTCGATGCTAAGCGTTTGATCGGTAGAAGATTCGATGAAGAATCCGTTCAACAAGATATGAAGACTTGGCCATTCAAGGTTATCGACGTCGATGGTAACCCAGTCATTGAAGTTGAATACTTAGGTGAAACTAAGACTTTCTCTCCACAAGAAATTTCCTCTATGGTTTTGAACAAGATGAAGGAAATTGCTGAAGCTAAAATTGGTAAGAAGGTCGAAAAGGCTGTTATCACTGTTCCAGCTTATTTCAATGATGCTCAAAGACAAGCTACCAAGGATGCCGGTGCTATCTCTGGTTTGAACGTTTTACGTATCATTAACGAACCAACTGCCGCTGCTATTGCTTACGGTTTAGGTGCTGGTAAATCTGACAAAGAAAGACATGTCTTGATTTTCGATTTAGGTGGTGGTACTTTCGATGTTTCCTTATTACACATTGCTGGTGGTGTTTACACTGTTAAATCTACTTCCGGTAACACTCATTTGGGTGGTCAAGATTTCGATACCAACTTATTGGAACATTTCAAGGGTgaattcaagaagaagactGGTTTAGATATCTCTGGTGATGCTAGAGCTTTGAGAAGATTAAGAACTGCTGCTGAAAGAGCTAAGAGAACTTTGTCTTCTGTTACTCAAACCACTGTTGAAGTCGACTCCTTATTTGAAGGTGAAGATTTCGAAGCTTCTTTGACCAGAGCCAGATTCGAAGACTTAAACGCTTCTCTATTCAAATCTACTTTGGAACCAGTTGAACAAGTCTTGAAGGATGCTAAGATTTCTAAGACTcaaattgatgaagttgTTTTAGTTGGTGGTTCTACTAGAATTCCAAAggttcaaaaattattatctgaTTTCTTCGATGGTaaacaattagaaaaatcTATTAACCCAGATGAAGCTGTTGCTTACGGTGCTGCCGTTCAAGGTGCTATCTTGACTGGTCAATCTACCTCCGATGAAACCAAGGATCTATTGTTATTAGATGTTGCTCCATTATCTTTAGGTGTTGGTATGCAAGGTGATATTTTCGGTATCGTTGTTCCAAGAAACACTACTGTTCCAACTATCAAGAGAAGAACTTTCACTACTGTTGGTGACAACCAGACCACTGTTCAATTCCCAGTTTACCAAGGTGAACGTGTTAACTGTAAAGAAAACACTTTGTTAGGTGAATTCGACTTGAAGAACATTCCACCAATGCCAGCTGGAGAACCAGTTTTGGAAGCTATTTTCGAAGTTGATGCTAATGGTATCTTAAAGGTTACTGCTGTTGAAAAGTCTACTGGTAAGTCTGCTAACATCACCATCTCTAACGCTGTTGGTAGATTATCATCTGacgaaattgaaaagatggTTAACCAAGCTGAAGAATTCAAGGCTGCTGATGAAGCTTTCGCCAAGAAGCATGAAGCTAGACAAAGATTGGAATCTTACGTTGCTTCCATTGAACAAACTGTTACTGACCCAGTTCTATCTTCCAAATTAAAGAGAGGTTCTAAGTCTAAGATTGAAGCTGCTTTGGCTGATGCTTTATCTGCTTTGAGTATTGAAGACTCTTCCACTGATGACTTGAGAAAGGCTGAAGTTGGCTTGAAGAGAGTTGTTACCAAGGCTATGGCCACTCGTTAA
- the RIO2 gene encoding protein kinase RIO2 (similar to Saccharomyces cerevisiae RIO2 (YNL207W); ancestral locus Anc_2.44) — translation MKLDTSHMRFLTADDFRVLQGVEQGSKNHEVVPTTLIHQLSGMRAMSGTNRAISDLAKLKLISRLRNAKYDGYRLTYNGIDYLALKTMLNRDTVYSIGGSIGVGKESDIYQVSDKNGVSKVMKIHRLGRTSFHTVRNNRDYLKKNVKNGVNWMYLSQLAANKEYQFMSMLYTKGFEVPEPFDNSRHIIIMGLIEGYPMRRLRKHNNIPKLYNDLMKFIVRLANSGLIHCDFNEFNIMIKDEVEDENDCGFVVIDFPQCISIQHPDAEFYFQRDVDCIRRFFKKKLKYEPKSDSTMLDTDGFGDGYKYAYPEFARDIERCDNLDELVQASGFSKKHPSDRSLEEAVESMRNAVYNSDEEEEEEEEEETDEDEHYYTETDSEKAEGDDNINDDDEENERIIEALSTGVGNLKMDKLGNYILED, via the coding sequence ATGAAGTTGGATACTAGTCATATGAGATTCTTAACAGCTGATGATTTCAGAGTTCTTCAAGGTGTTGAGCAAGGTTCTAAAAATCATGAAGTCGTTCCAACTACTTTGATCCATCAATTATCTGGCATGAGGGCCATGTCCGGTACTAATAGAGCAATTAGTGATTTAGCAAAACTGAAATTAATATCCAGATTAAGGAATGCCAAATATGATGGATATAGACTAACATATAACGGTATCGATTATTTGGCTTTAAAGACAATGTTGAATAGAGATACCGTGTACTCTATTGGTGGATCGATTGGTGTGGGTAAAGAATCTGATATTTATCAAGTTAGTGACAAGAATGGTGTATCAAAAGTCATGAAGATCCATAGATTAGGTAGAACATCATTCCATACTGTTAGGAATAATAgagattatttaaagaaaaacgTTAAGAATGGTGTTAATTGGATGTACTTATCACAATTGGCAGCAAATAAGGAATACCAATTTATGTCAATGTTATATACAAAGGGCTTTGAAGTTCCTGAACCATTCGATAACTCCCGtcacattattattatgggATTGATTGAAGGGTACCCTATGAGAAGGTTAAGGAAGCATAACAATATTCCAAAACTATATAACgatttgatgaaatttattGTCCGTTTAGCAAACAGTGGACTAATCCATTGtgatttcaatgaatttaacATTATGATTAAAGATGAAGTAGAGgatgaaaatgattgtGGGTTTGTAGTTATTGATTTCCCTCAATGTATTTCAATTCAACATCCAGATGCAGAATTTTATTTCCAAAGAGATGTTGATTGTATTCGTCGCTTCtttaagaagaaattaaaatatgAGCCAAAATCAGACTCCACAATGTTAGATACTGATGGATTTGGGGATGGTTATAAATATGCATATCCGGAATTTGCAAGagatattgaaagatgTGATAATTTAGATGAATTAGTGCAAGCATCTGGTTTCAGTAAAAAACATCCAAGCGATAGGTCGTTAGAAGAAGCCGTCGAAAGTATGAGAAATGCAGTATATAActcagatgaagaagaggaagaagaagaggaagaagaaactgaCGAGGACGAGCACTACTATACGGAGACTGATTCAGAAAAAGCAGAAGGcgatgataatataaacgatgatgatgaagaaaacgAAAGAATCATCGAAGCATTGTCAACTGGCGTAGGAAACTTAAAAATGGATAAGTTAGGTAACTATATCCTTGAAGATTGA